A DNA window from Spartobacteria bacterium contains the following coding sequences:
- a CDS encoding kelch repeat-containing protein, whose product MYNAPSRVLHPAIKRIAAVIIIVIVTVAGIVITTQTIRAATATVAVTTNDMLEGSYEYGTVSIDKKAGTMALQKGEVGSWANESNSELVTPPFGLLGNSNMVYGPNDTLYVLGDYNQQCSLSKYEIETKRWTMLKTPPIACGQGNTQLIYDQDDSLYFMAGGSQYNHTAYMFRYDIRTDSWTKRASMP is encoded by the coding sequence TTGTATAATGCGCCTTCGCGTGTTCTGCATCCGGCGATAAAGCGTATTGCTGCGGTTATAATAATTGTAATTGTCACTGTTGCCGGCATTGTTATTACAACGCAAACTATCCGTGCTGCTACCGCTACTGTGGCGGTGACAACTAACGATATGCTAGAAGGCTCTTATGAGTACGGGACTGTTTCGATTGATAAAAAAGCCGGTACTATGGCGCTGCAAAAAGGCGAGGTGGGATCTTGGGCGAATGAATCAAACAGTGAACTTGTAACGCCGCCATTTGGCCTGCTTGGTAACTCGAACATGGTGTATGGGCCAAATGATACGTTGTACGTGCTTGGCGACTATAACCAGCAATGCAGCTTAAGTAAGTATGAGATAGAAACCAAGCGCTGGACCATGCTAAAAACCCCACCAATAGCGTGCGGCCAAGGTAACACGCAGTTAATTTATGATCAAGACGACTCCCTGTATTTCATGGCAGGCGGCTCGCAGTATAATCATACTGCGTACATGTTTCGGTATGATATCCGAACAGATTCATGGACAAAACGTGCAAGCATGCCT